From the genome of Spinacia oleracea cultivar Varoflay chromosome 2, BTI_SOV_V1, whole genome shotgun sequence, one region includes:
- the LOC110790168 gene encoding nuclear transcription factor Y subunit B-5-like, with protein MPLVGNADGLDNRMANNIQSSMQNHFESKHDQTQINISNNKNHDLHTNHKTPKLGSKAPKAAFREQELYMPIANVVRIIRQGLPPNAKVADEAKEMVQECVSEFISFITSEANETCQLEHRKTITAEDVIRAMSRLGFDHYVEPLTIYLQKYRESEMLPPIPRHGVGNMGLESGNVLPPFAVVHPQFSMFKTSSENQGLYTATVCDGSGPRLGLGIGGESNDSEATDPSESPHAGQYFYNPYGYYRS; from the coding sequence ATGCCATTGGTGGGTAATGCTGATGGACTTGATAATAGGATGGCCAACAACATCCAAAGCTCAATGCAGAACCACTTTGAATCCAAGCATGATCAAACCCAGATTAACATTAGCAACAACAAGAATCATGATCTACACACCAATCATAAGACCCCAAAACTCGGCTCTaaggccccaaaagctgcatttcgtgAACAAGAACTATACATGCCAATAGCAAATGTGGTCCGGATCATAAGGCAGGGACTACCCCCAAACGCGAAAGTGGCTGATGAAGCCAAAGAGATGGTGCAAGAATGTGTTTCTGAGTTCATCAGCTTCATCACCAGTGAAGCTAATGAAACTTGTCAACTGGAACACCGTAAGACCATAACAGCTGAAGATGTTATAAGGGCAATGTCCAGGCTCGGGTTTGATCACTATGTTGAGCCACTCACAATTTATCTGCAAAAGTACCGAGAGAGCGAGATGCTTCCACCAATTCCTAGGCACGGAGTTGGGAACATGGGCCTCGAGTCTGGTAATGTTTTGCCTCCTTTTGCTGTGGTTCATCCTCAGTTTTCCATGTTCAAAACTTCGTCAGAGAATCAAGGCTTGTACACAGCAACTGTTTGTGATGGTAGTGGCCCACGTTTGGGTCTCGGTATAGGTGGTGAGTCAAATGATAGTGAAGCAACGGATCCATCTGAATCACCTCATGCTGGACAGTATTTTTATAACCCATATGGCTATTACAGGTCTTAA
- the LOC130468067 gene encoding voltage-dependent chloride channel 1, chloroplastic: MSNSSSKTINPPSKPPFSSKFTPKISPKLSPLPLPLKPIYKFHLKIQSSLSPDPQNPRRPLNLISILTALPDWADAVQEKGMRKKRVLYNHESWAEHRSSLRHVRHLLSSLSSRVIVSLLPPVLFFTSVAVIVSGYNTAVTLDLLPEFFPVLRASSLPYQLTAPALALLLVFRTEASYSRYEEGRQAWTKIIGGASELAREVIAYVDDFNDGIMKRSLLQYIMAFPIALKCHLLSDSDVRRDLQSVLEADDLAVVLSSKHRPQCIIQFISQSLQMLSLENQKRIALDSKLSRFHDGISVCEQIVGTPIPLSYTRLTSRFLVLWHLTLPVILWDDCHWIVVPATFISAASLFCIEEVGVLIEEPFPMLALDALCKVLCTNIQEAITVQKAVKIRVNAKKKTYQYNEHSTNGWPASSVDKT, encoded by the exons ATGTCAAATTCATCATCCAAAACAATAAACCCTCCTTCAAAACCACCCTTTTCTTCCAAATTCACCCCCAAAATCTCCCCCAAATTATCCCCTTTACCTCTTCCCTTAAAACCCATTTACAAATTCCATCTGAAAATCCAATCCTCACTCTCCCCAGATCCCCAAAACCCCAGAAGACCCCTAAATTTAATCTCAATTTTGACAGCTTTACCTGATTGGGCTGATGCAGTTCAGGAAAAGGGTATGAGAAAAAAGAGGGTTTTGTATAATCATGAAAGTTGGGCAGAACATAGAAGCTCACTTAGGCATGTAAGACATCTGTTGTCTTCACTTTCTTCAAGGGTCATTGTCTCCCTCCTCCCTCCTGTACTTTTCTTCACTTCTGTAGCTGTTATTGTTTCTGGGTATAATACTGCTGTGACCTTGGATTTGTTGCCCGAGTTTTTCCCTGTGTTGAGGGCATCTTCCTTGCCTTATCAGCTTACGGCGCCTGCCTTGGCCCTTCTTCTTGTGTTTCGGACCGAGGCCTCGTACTCGAGGTACGAGGAAGGGAGGCAGGCTTGGACTAAGATCATTGGTGGGGCTAGTGAGCTTGCTAGGGAGGTAATTGCTTATGTGGATGATTTCAATGATGGGATTATGAAGAGGAGTCTTTTGCAGTACATTATGGCTTTCCCTATTGCCCTTAAG TGCCATTTGCTTTCTGACTCCGATGTTAGGCGAGACCTCCAAAGCGTACTTGAAGCAGATGATTTAGCAGTAGTTCTCAGCTCAAAGCACCGGCCGCAGTGTATAATACAGTTCATATCTCAGAGCCTTCAGATGTTAAGTCTAGAAAACCAAAAGAGAATCGCACTG GATTCAAAGTTATCCCGTTTCCATGATGGGATTAGTGTTTGTGAACAAATAGTGGGTACACCCATTCCTTTGTCATACACTCGGCTAACCTCAAGGTTCCTTGTACTCTGGCATCTCACATTACCTGTCATACTATGGGATGATTGCCACTGGATTGTGGTTCCTGCCACTTTTATCAGCGCAGCATCTTTGTTCTGCATAGAAGAG GTGGGTGTACTTATAGAAGAGCCCTTCCCTATGCTTGCACTAGATGCACTGTGCAAAGTGCTTTGTACCAACATTCAGGAAGCTATTACAGTCCAGAAAGCAGTTAAAATACGGGTCAATGCTAAAAAGAAGACCTACCAgtataacgagcactcaacgaATGGTTGGCCAGCATCAAGTGTTGATAAGACTTGA
- the LOC110790129 gene encoding nicotinamide/nicotinic acid mononucleotide adenylyltransferase, producing the protein MDVALPLDKLNATSSILDVSSTSSTKEKKYVVLVATGSFNPPTYMHLRMLELARDALNSEGYHVIGGYLSPVNDAYKKKGLVSAEHRIQMCQLACKSSDFVMVDAWEAKQTSYQRTLTVLSRVKSFLCENGLVSPGSLRIMLVCGSDLLESFGIPGVWIPEQVQALCRDFGVACIRREGQDVENIISSNGILNDNKNNIKIVDEIISNQISSTRIRDCISRGLSVKYLTADEVIDYIQKNDLYLHQQSDI; encoded by the exons ATGGATGTTGCTTTGCCATTGGATAAACTGAATGCGACCTCAAGCATTTTAGATGTTTCCTCGACCAGTTCAACCAA GGAGAAGAAATATGTGGTTTTAGTTGCAACTGGAAGTTTTAATCCTCCCACTTATATGCACTTGCGAATGCTTG AGTTGGCTAGAGATGCATTGAATTCAGAAGGTTACCATGTTATTGGAGGCTATCTATCCCCTGTGAATGATGCATATAAGAAGAAG GGCCTTGTATCTGCTGAACATCGTATACAAATGTGTCAATTAGCCTGCAAAAGTTCGGACTTCGTAATGGTAGATGCGTGGGAG GCAAAACAAACTTCCTATCAGCGGACATTGACTGTTTTATCAAGAGTCAAGAGTTTTTTATGCGAGAATGGTCTTGTTTCACCAG GATCCCTTCGGATTATGCTTGTCTGCGGTTCTGATTTATTGGAGTCGTTTGGAATTCCCGGTGTTTGGATACCAGAGCAG GTCCAGGCCCTGTGTAGAGACTTTGGCGTGGCTTGTATTCGTAGAGAAGGTCAAGATgttgaaaatattatttcaaGTAATGGCATATTGAATGACAACAAG AACAATATAAAGATTGTGGATGAAATCATCTCAAACCAAATTAGTTCAACACGAATAAG GGACTGCATCTCAAGAGGGTTGTCTGTGAAGTATCTAACAGCTGATGAAGTGATAGATTATATACAAAAAAATGACCTTTATTTGCACCAACAATCAGACATCTGA